A window of Desulfatirhabdium butyrativorans DSM 18734 genomic DNA:
TGTGCCGGGAAAGCAGACGCAAACCGATCGGGGTTTCGGCAGAGGTGATGGAAGCGCTCGAGCGCTACGACTGGCCCGGAAACGTGCGCGAGCTGCGCAACCTCGCCGAGCGGGTCATGATCGTATGTGCGGGAGACCGGATCGATCTCGATCACCTGCCCATGCCGCTTCGTGCCCGATTTCAGGCAGCGGAATGCTTCCCGGATTCGGCCGATCCCGATCCGGATGCCAAAGGCCGCGGGCTGAAAGCCCAGCTCGAGGCGGCCGAGCGTCGTGCTGTCATCGATGCCCTTCGGGCCTCCGGCGGAAACCGCACCCTTGCAGCCCGGCAGCTCGGCATCCACCGGACCGGCCTGTATCAGAAAATGCAGAAATACGGGGTTCGATAGTTCATCGCTTGCGCAATGACGAAACCCGATCACAGGATCAGGACAGAAATGAAGGCAGCGGTGATGACCACCCAGAGAATATCCACATCCAACCGCAAGGCGGCAAAGGATGCAGCGGCAAGTGCCGTATGGGAGAGATTCCAGTGGACGTTCAGCCCGAAGCGGATGGTCACCGTTATCAGAAGCCCGACAAAGGAGCAGAGGATTCCCTGGATGACCCTTGAAAACCAGGGAGTGGCGCGAAGTCTGGTGAAATGGGGCGACACACCGATCAGGATCAGAAACGAGGGTAAAAAAACGGCGGCTGTTGCTACGAGGGCACCTGGAATTCCCTGAACGAGGTATCCGACAAAAGTGGCCGTGATCACGATGGGACCCGGGGTGAATTGACCGAGAACGATGCCGTTCAGGAATGTCTGCCCGTCCATCCATCCACGGATTTGCACGATTTCATGAAACAGGAGCGGAACCGAAGCGAATCCGCCTCCAAAGGCGATCAGATCGATCTTTGACATGAGAAATGCCAGGTCGAAAATCCGCCGGTCAATCACAAACAACAGCGCAAAGCCTGTAATGGAGCCGATCAGCAGGAGCCAGAAGGAATGAGATGGGGCTTTGGCCGGCGGGGTGTGGCCAGAGATTTTGGATTTGATTTCCGATGGTCCATATAGAAGGACACCGGAGAGGGCGGCCACCAGCAGAATCAGCACGGGATTGGCTTGAATCCAGAAGAGACCGGCGGCAGCGGCGCCCAGAAGAAGGCTTTTCCGGTTTCGAAGGGTCGTTTTCCCGAAGGACAGGGTGGCATTGGCCACAATGGCTACGATGACGGCCTGAAGGCCGCTGAATGCGCTTACGACTGCGGGAAGTTCGTGGGATATCCCATAGAGCATCGAAAGCGCCAGCATCAGGAAAAAGGCCGGAAGACCGAATCCGATATAGGCGATGGCTGCTCCTGCCATTCCCCGAAGATGCAGACCGATGTAAGCGGCCATCTGCATGACGGTGGCACCGGGGATCATCTGGCACAGGGCCACGCCATCTTGAAACGTCCTGCGATCGAGCCAGGGATGTTTCTCCACGGCCATTTTTCGGAGATAGGCGATCATGGCCGGACCTCCGAATGCGGTAAGTCCCAGCCCCAGGAAAGCCCCGAACAGGGCCTGCAGGGAAGGCCGATCCATGATTGGTTCACTCGTTTCGGTGGGCATGTGCTGTTTTCCCGAATATCCTGAGAACGGTGTAAATGCAGGAGCCGATCGTTTTCACGCTTTTTCCGCAAAAGTCAAGATGCAATTGACTCGATAGAAAGAATTTTACCAGTACAAAATTTCTTTCTATCTCCCACAAACACTGTCCCCGCATTTGCTTTTCCGGTCAGCCTTCATTTCAGGGTTTATTCATGAAGAACTGGCGAAAATGTTATTCCGCCAACAGAAAGGCAAGGTTATTGCTTAATGGATGAACTCAATTCATTCTTTCATTTTAGTTATACTTTTGATAGTGCTATCGAAACACTTCGGTAGATTTAACGATCCATCGTTGTGAACGGTCTCATGGAAGGCGCTTTTCTTTTTTTACCCCTAACTGGAGGTGTCTGATGAAGATGAGAACGCTCGGACGCACGACCCTGGTTCTTCTGACAATGATGCTTGCCCTCTCTGCAACTTCCGTAGTTGCGGCCGAACCCCCCATCGTACTCGGCTGCCCGCTGTCAACGGCGTTTCTCTACGGCTGGGATGCCGAACGCGGTTTCATCCTCGCCGTTGAGGAGATCAACGCTGCAGGCGGCGTGAATGTCGGCGGCAAGAAACGTCCCTTCAAGGTCGAGACCATCGACACCCGCGACCTGGAGCCCGGGGTCCCGGTCAGCGAGGCTCTTCTGGCTGTGGAAAAATTGATCCTGGATAAAAAGGCCGACTTCATCATGGGCGGGCCGGTTCGCTCCGAGGCGGCTCTGGCGGCCATGCCGCTGTTGTCCAAATACAAAAAGGTCTCGATTCTCACCACCGGCTCGCTTACCCCCAAGTATCACGCCATGGTGGCCGAACAATACGACAAATTCAAGTATTGCTTCCGGATCCACGGCGAGGCCAAGAATCTGGTGGGTGAAATGATGACCAATTTCGCCTCGCTGAAAGAAAAATACGGTTTCAACAACCTGTTCATCATTGCCCAGGATGTGAGCCACGCGCGCGGGGCCGCCGAAATCATCAAGGATATCGCAGGCAAGAAAGGCTGGAACGTGACGGGTCTGGAAGTCTTTCCAACCGGTGCCACCGACTTTTCGATGGCCTTGTTGAAGGCCAAGGACACCAAAACGGAAATCATCAATATCTGGATGGATATGCCGGAAAGCGCCATCCTGCTCAAGCAATGGTACGACATGAAGGTTCCGGCCCTTCCTTTCGGCTCTACCCTGGCTGCGGCGGAGCAGCCCGGGTTCTGGAAGGCCACCGAAGGCAAAGGGGAATATACCCTGTGCAATGTGGTCAATGCCGGTAATGCGGCCTCCGATGCTACCCCCTGGACGATGAAATTCTATGACGCCTATACCAAGCGCTGGAACGTCGAACCCGAGGGCTTGGGGGCATCCAGCAGCTACATGGCCGCCTATGTGCTCAAGGACGCCATCGAAAGGGCCGGGAGCCTCAATTCGGACGCCGTGGTGACTGCACTGGAACAAACCGATCTGATGGGCGTTTACGGCCGGTTGCGCTTCGATCCCAAGAGCCACCAGGTCATTCCCGCCAGTGATCCGAAGGAAGGCGCCGTGGGCAGTATTCTGCAATGGCAGGCAGGCAAACGGGTCGTTGTGTTTCCGGCGAGCATTGCAAAGGGAGAAATCCTGCTGCCACCCTGGATGAAAAAATAATCCGGAAGCAACCATATGGAAATACTGATTTACGGCACGATCAACAGTGTGGCTTTGGCCCTGTACGCCCTGGGTTTCGCCCTGGTTTACGGCATCAGCCGCCTGCCCAATTTCGCTCATGGCGCATTGTATGTGCTGAGCGGGTTCATTGCCTGGAGCGCCCTCCATACATTGGGATTCAACTATCTGTTCAGCATCCTTACGGCCATGGTGATCACGGCCCTGATCGGCGCGGTCATCTACCGGGTTTTCCTGATCCGGATCCGCGGTATGGAAATTTCAGAGATCATCGCGTCTTATGCCATTGCGCTGGCCATCCTGGAGGGCTTGCGCTGGAGCGGTTTCAAGGGCATGACCTACACCCTGCCGGCATTTATCGGCGGCAGCACATCGATCGCCGGCATTTCCGTGGACTATCAGCGGATTGTGGTGGTTGGCGTCGGCGCGCTTCTGGTGGCACTGCTGTGGTTGTTCACCCATTATACCCGAATCGGCCTGGCTCTCAGGGGGATGGCTCAGGATGAGCGCGCCGCTCTGATGCTGGGCATCGATTCGGATGTGATGGCCATCGTCGCCATGGCGCTGGGCTCTATGCTTGCGGCCGTTGCCGCTGTCCTGTTGCTGCCTCTGGGCAACATTGTGGTGGAATCGGGTTATAACGTGCTGATTCTGGCCATTGCCGTGTGTATCGTGGGCGGTTTGGGCAGTTGGATGGGGGCTGTTCTGGCAGCTTTCATCATCGGCTTTGCCCAGATTCTCACTGTTGTGTATTTGGGCTCGCATTTTCAAATGGTGGTTGCCCTGCTGGCGATCATTCTGACCCTGATTTTGAAACCTTCCGGGCTTTTCGGGCAGCAGAAAGAATTGGAGGAACGGGTTTGAACACGGCAACAACCCAACGTCGCAAAGAACGGATCGACCGGGGCATCAAGGTTCGCTCCGATGGTCTTTATGCCCTGATGTCCTGGCGGGAACTGGCCTACCTGGTCGCCCCGAGGGCCGTGCTCATCCTGGGCCTGCTGGCCCTGCCCCTGCTCATGCCCGGTGTCTACTGGCCACGGGTGATTCCCATCGTGTGCATTTATGCGCTGCTGGCCCTGAACTTCGATTTTCTGGCGCACTACGTGGGACTGGTCTCGCTGGGGGGCGCTTTTTTCGTCGGTGTCGGCGGTTACATCAGCGCCATTCTCAACACCCATTGGGGGTGGTCGCCTCTTGTGGCCGCTCCGGTAGCCGCCCTATCCGGCGGTGTCGTGTGCACGATCCTGCTGCTGCCATGCCTGCCCCTTCGCGGTGTGTATTTTGCCATTATTACCCTGATGTATCCGCTATTCCTGGCCCGTGTCATCGAGGCCTTGAATATTTTGGGCGGAACCGACGGGATTTTGGGGGTAGACAGTTTCCCCAGCGCATGGGTCGAACAATACGCGGTTATCGTTTTGTTGCTGGTTTTTTTGTTTGCCATCCGTCGCTTGGTCAACACCGACCTTGGCCTGGTCTTGAGGGCGGTCAAGGACAATGACCAGGCGGTCAGGGCTTCCGGGATGAACATCACCCATTACAAGGCCCTGGCCGTGTTGATCGCCTCGGTCATCGGATGTCTGGCCGGGGCCTGTCTCGTCCATATCTACATGTGGGCGGGCATTTCGGTGTTTGCATTGGATTTTTCCGTATTGCCCATCGCAGCCACAGTCATCGGTGGGGGCGGAACGCTGGTGGGCCCGGTGATCGGATGTCTGATTCTGGTGCCGGTTTCCGAACTGTTGCGGGATTTCGGAACGCTGCGCATCGTGTTTTATTCGCTGATCCTGCTGGGCTTCATCACGTTTCGCAGTGAAGGCGTCATGGTCTATGCTCAGCGCAAATACCAGCAATTTGAAAGGTGGAAGACCATATGAGCGGCCAACCCCTTCTTGAAGTCTGCGATGTCACCAAGGTCTTCGGCGGTATCATCGCTCTCAACCGGGTCAGCTTCAAGGTTTCCGAGGGGGAAATCCTGGGCATCATCGGACCCAACGGCTCTGGCAAAACCACCATGGTCAATTGCATCAGCGGCTTCGTCAAGACCAGCTCCGGCAGGATTCTGTTCCGTGGCAGGGACATCACCGGCAAGCCGCCCCACCAGATCGCAGACATGGGCCTGACACGCACCTTTCAGATCATGCGTCCTTTCTACAGCCTGCCTGCCTACAAGAACCTCGTCATTCCCCTGTTTTCTCCCAGGGCCAGGCGCACCGGCGGATGGCGCGGGGGAGGCAGGCTGGGCGATCGCAACACGGTGGGCATCGATATCCTGGAAGAGATCGGTTTCGAGCGCGATTCCTTCGTTCCCTACAAGCTGACCTCCACCCTTCCCACAGGTTATCTCAAACGCCTGGAGCTGGCCCGATGCCTGGCGTTAAAGCCCGAACTGATCATCTGCGACGAGGTGTTTTCCGGCCTGAGCATGAGCGAAATCGCTTCCATGGTGCCGTTGATTGAAAAGTTTCAGATGGAAGGCATCACCCTGATCATGATCGAACATCGCTTGCGTGAACTGTTTCAGGTGGCCAACCGGGTCATTGTGCTCAATTTCGGTGAAAAGGTAGTGGAAGGCAGCCCCGATTACGTGATGGCGGATCCCCGGGTCCGGGAGGCATATTTCGGTTCGGAGGAAATCGAGGAGGTGATGATCCATGCTTGAGGCAAGCGGCCTGATGGTGTTTTACGAAAATATGCTGGCCTTGAACAACATCTCCATCCGGTGCGGGGAAAATCAGATTGTGGGGGTGTTCGGCGCGAACAGCGCCGGTAAATCCACTTTGATGTACACCCTGTCGGGCATCATGCTCGATATTCGCAAGAAAGAGGCCATGGCAGGCGGCGAGCGCATCACCACGGCTGGCACCGTCCATTTTCAGGGCGAGGAAATCACGAACCTCAAGCCCAATCTGCGGGCCAAAAAGGGGATCGTACTGTGCCCGGAGCGCCGGCGGATATTCAAGGAAAGCACGGTCCTGGAGAACCTCATGATTGGCGGCTACCTGGCCAAAGCCGATCAGGCCAAAGAAACCCTGGGATACGTCTTCAAGCTATTTCCCGCCCTGTATCGGCTCCGGAAGCGTCTCGGCGGTTTTTTGAGCGGTGGGGAGCAGCAGATGCTGGCCATTGGCAGGGCATTGATGGCCCAACCCAAGATTTTGCTGCTCGACGAACCCCTGCTGGGGTTGAGTCCGCTGATGCAGGCCATGCTGATGCGGGCTACCCGGGAGATCCGGGACGAGCGCCATATCTCCATCATTGTCACCGAGCAGTATGCCCGACCGGTCATGCCGATCGTCGATTACGCCTTTATTCTGGAAAACGGTTCGGCCGTGCTGGAGGGCAGCCGGGAGTACCTGATGGATAACCCGGATATCCGGTCTGCCTATTTCGGTGTCTGATACGTTGCCGGATCGGTTGGATTCGATCATCGTGATGACTTGAAGAAACTTGCTCCCTTGATGGATATGGGTTGGTTGCCGGGTCTGAGCATGGGGGCGGCTGAGTTGTTCCGTTGTGGAGCAAAAGGGCATCCGCATCCATGCGGTTCATTTGGGAAAAATCGGTTTTTCGTGCTTATATGAAAGATCGATAGCACGCTCAACCGCTCCAGTTCATGAATCATACTACGAAAGACCAAGATCTCGAGGCTCCATGAAATCGGGTACCGATGCCTTGCCAACCGAATTGACCTATTCCCGGTTCGACCGGATGAGTGAACAGTTTCCGAATCGCCCCGCCGTGATCTTCCTGGGGGAACGATTTTCCTACCGACGTCTGCGCATGTTGAGCGAACGCTTTGCCGGCGCACTGGATGCCCTTGGAATCGGCAAGGGCGATCGGGTGATGATTTACATCAACAACAGTATCCAGTGGGTAATCGCGTTTTTGGGGATTCAAAAACTCGGCGCAGTCGCGGTTCCGGTATCACCGATCTACACTTCCCATGAAATCGGATATATGATCCAGGATGCCGGGGTGGAAACGGTCATCTGCATGGATACCAATTTCGGCTATGTGAAGGAAACCTTCGAGACAACCGCTCTGAAGCGGGTGATCGTCACCAACATAGCCGATCTGTTACCCCCGTGGAAACGGCTTCTGGGGAAACTTTTCGACAAGATTCCCACGGGCAAGGTGGGGAGCGAAGGGCGCGTGTTCCGGTTCAGGGCTTTGCTCCGGCATGCCCCTCTGGGGATATCCCCGGTTCTGGATCCGGCCAGTGATTTGTCCTACATTCTCTATACAGGCGGCACCACAGGTTTTCCCAAGGGGGTTCCCGGAACCCATATCGGCATGACGTCCTATGTCAACGACGTCACGGAGGACATCGCAGCCGACCATCTGCGGCCTGGCGGCGACACCTATATCGCCATCAATCCCCTCTTTCACATCATGGCCCTGGGGCTGTTCATGGCCATCGGATTGAACCGGGGCAACGCCACGCTGCTCATGCCTGTCCCTCACGTGGATGCCATCCTCGAAACCATCCAGCGCTACAGGGTCCGTTGGCTTCTCGGGGTGCCGGCCCTGTATCGCATGATTCTGGAAAACGACCGGATCGACCGCTATGATTTGAACTCCCTGACCTATTGTTTTTGCGGCGGAGACGTGCTGCCGGAAGAAGTCCGGCAGCGCTGGCGCGAGCAGTGCAACACGCCCATTTATCAGGTTTATGGTTCCACGGAAGTGGGCCATGTGGCGTACAGCAAGATCGGGGCGGAACCCAGCCCGAGGTCCATCGGCTATCCCCTGAAAAGCCGTCAGTGCATGATCGTGAATCCGGAGACGCTGACTCCGGTGGAACCGGGTCAAAGCGGAGAGTTGCTCGTAACCTCACCTTATACCGTCAAGCAATACTACAACAAACCCGAGGAAACCCGAAAGAGCTTCGTCGCCGTTGACGGGAAGATATGGTGCCGCATGGGCGATTTTGTCAGCGCCCTGCCGAGCGGAGAGCTCATTTACATGGAACGCTCAGCGGATATCATCAAGCACAAGGGCTATCGGGTTTCGGCATCGGAGGTGGAGGCCGTGCTTCAGGATCACCCGACCGTGATCGGCGCCTGTGTGGTGGGTGTGCCGGACCCCAAGGTCGGGGAGCGAATCAAGGCCATCGTTGTGCTGAAGGAAGGCGCCCGTGGCGTAGGCGGCACCGAATTGGTCGCGTTCTGCAGAGAGCGGCTTGCCAGCTACAAGGTGCCATCATACATCGAATTCCGCGATATGCTGCCCAAATCCAAGGTTGGCAAGTTGCTGCGCCGCGAGGTGCGCGATGACGAGCGACGGCGGATTGCCAAGGGGAAGACTTCTTTTCATTCATGATGGACCGGCAGGAGAGATGCAGAACATGGCGGGGAGCATTTTGCAAAACAAACGAATTCTGGCGGTTGACGATGAACCGGATGTACTCGACAGCCTCGAAGATTTGCTGGGCGGCTTCGAAGGTCTGATTCTGGACCGGGCTGGCGCGTATGAAACCGGATTTCACCTGTTGCGATCCTGGACGTATGATGTCGTGATCCTGGATATCATGGGGGTTCGTGGCTTTGATCTGCTCAACATGGCGGTTCATCGGGGATTCCCAACGGTGATGCTGACAGCGCACGCCCTATCCGTTCCCGACCTGAAACGCTCTATCGAAATGGGGGCGAGGGCCTACATCCCGAAGGAACGAATGGTCGATATCGTCGCCTTTCTCGAGGATATTCTGACACTGGAGCACGGCTCCGGCCTCAAACGGATGTTCCAGCGACTGGGCGGCTTTTTCAACACCCGTTTTGGTTCCAGGTGGATGGAGGATGAACGGATATTCTGGGATCGGGTTGCTGCGGGTGAATACCTCCCGGAACCCGTGATTCTGCTAAAGAAGTGAGAATGCGGCTCGTTCCAGTATACGACCATGGATGGGGGATGGGGCAACATCCGGATAGGCATGATCAGGAAAGGAACCCGGCATTGCTCCTGATCCGGCAGACCAGCAGGGATTTACGTGCCCGCGTGGCAGCCACATACATCAGTATCCGGTTTTCAAGGCCATTTCCCGGCGTTTCATCCACCGGTTCCAGCTCATCTGTATGACCCGCTACGATCACATGATCAAATTCCAGCCCCTTGACCCGATGAATGGTGGCCAGACGCAGGCCGGGTTTGCTGCCATCATCCGCCCGGCTGGTCTCGATGCGGTGAACCGACGGGCAAATGGGTGACAGATACTGTCCGTACACATCCAGTTCCCGATTGGATCGGGTCACCAGGCATATCGCTTCGGGCTCAGCATTCTCGTATTTCATCAACTGACGGATATGGTCGGAGATAATCCTGGCAGCATCCTTTTCGCTGAAACAGGACTGAATCACGGGCTGTGAGCCATGGGTTAAAGATCGGACACCAGCCAGATCATCCATGTCGACATCCAGATCATCTACGTCCAATCCGCGCAGCAACCCGGTTGCCCAGTTCTTGATTTCCTCGGTGGTCCGATAATTGATCCGAAGCTTTCGGCCTCGTCCCCGGATATCGATCCCGCATCGGGACAGGGTGACCTGGTGCCCATACAGCCGCTGATGCGCATCCCCGACAATGAACAGATCATTGGTACCCGGCCGGACCAGCTCCCGTATCAGCCGGAACGCCTCATTCCCGAAATCCTGGGCTTCATCCACAATCACCGCGGCATAAGGGAAACCGATCCGCTGATCCTGAATCAGTCTGGCTGCATCCCGGTAGGCATCCGCCGGTTCACTGAGTCCTTTTTCGAGCAGCAGCGCTCGATATTCCTCAAACACCGGCCATATGGCCTGCCGTTCCGGTCGGGAAAGTCTTTGGGATCGCCCAACCCGGGGTACCCGGATATATCCCTGCAAATTCACGATGCCATGAGCCTGAACCACATTGACCCATTCCGCGCGCAAGAAATCAGGGGAAAATGACAGGTTCGCGGGTAACATGCTCAAGGCCCTGTCCCACAATTTTCCGGATGAAGCATCTTCATAGGTCATTTTCAGATAAAAACCCTGTTTTTCCAGAAACCGCCTGACCCAGGCATCCAGATTGACGACTTCGATCCGGTTCCATTCGTCCGGAGAGCAGAGTTTTTTCAGATTCTCGGCAATGTCAGCAGCCAGATTGCGGGTAAATGTCGTGAACAGGATTTTTTGACCCGGCATATCCAGTTGTCTGGCCAGCCAGGCGGCCCGATGCATGGCAACCACGGTTTTTCCGGTACCGGCACTGCCCAGCACCCGAACCGGGCCGTTTGCCGTCATTTCAACCAGCCTGCGCTGGGATGGATGCAGAAAAATCCGCCATTGATCCAGGGGCGCTGCCAGAATTTTCTCCATTTCAATGGCATCGGTGACCACGACAAACTGGCGCCGGGAACCGGCCCGTTCGATGGCCGCGGAAAAATCGTCGGTATCCACAACGGTTTCGCGGGATATGTCCAGTTCATGGCGCACCTCGTCCGGAGTATATCCGGCAGCCAGCAAAAAGATTGCCTCAAACGCTTCCCGCGGCAAAGAACTCTCGGCGTTCTCGATGTCGGACTCGTGGCAGATTTGCCGGACATCCGAAAGCCGTGTCTCCGGAACACCCAAAGAGATCAGGGTGGCATCATCTACGGCATCAAAAAGACCCGGTTCGGGCTGTGCAGATTCAGGTACCTCCGGAGCCGGGTCAGGGGACGGTATGGATATCGATCCGGACATTGCGGGTGGCGCCTTGAAAATCGTACCGGGTTCTTCGGGCTCGACGGTTTCAGTCAGAATGACCTGCATGGTCCCGGTCACAGGATGAATGATGCAGGTCCGGTTTCGCGCCCACCGGTACGCCTCGTCATGATGATCCACCCACAGCAGCACATAGACATTTCCCTGCCGGGGTTTCAGGATAATTCCCCGGTAATCCGAGCCCATGCGGACAGAACGCAGATTGGGGTCACGGGCTCCCTGAACCGGTTCGTAATTGAGTGCGCTCCCGGTCGGATTTTCCGTGAATTTATCCAGAAATTCCCGGACCTGTTTCTGCTGTTTCTGGGGCAGTCTGGCGAAGGACATCAGAAAATCTGCGCCCAGCGCGATTTTAATGGAAAAGGGGGGCGGGGTCATTGTTGCACCGGTATTGTCGGGATGAGGGTTTCCATATCCGAAGCAGACAGGCCAGAATCGTCAAAGACAAACACCTGCCAACCGTACTGTACAAAAATGTTCCGGTCTTCCAGGGCATCCGCATGGATCAGGCATTTCTGACAGGATGGCCAGGCCGCTTCCGCTGCAGCCAGAATTCGGCCATGTGCCAGCAGCTCATAGCCGATCACCGGCATTTCCCTGCCTTCAGAAACCAGCCGGGCCAGCATGGGCCGAATTGCCGGATCCGCCTGTTCAAAATCGGCCGATGCGGGTTGATCACCACCGCTTAAAAACCTGGCGTACGCATCCA
This region includes:
- the chrA gene encoding chromate efflux transporter; the encoded protein is MPTETSEPIMDRPSLQALFGAFLGLGLTAFGGPAMIAYLRKMAVEKHPWLDRRTFQDGVALCQMIPGATVMQMAAYIGLHLRGMAGAAIAYIGFGLPAFFLMLALSMLYGISHELPAVVSAFSGLQAVIVAIVANATLSFGKTTLRNRKSLLLGAAAAGLFWIQANPVLILLVAALSGVLLYGPSEIKSKISGHTPPAKAPSHSFWLLLIGSITGFALLFVIDRRIFDLAFLMSKIDLIAFGGGFASVPLLFHEIVQIRGWMDGQTFLNGIVLGQFTPGPIVITATFVGYLVQGIPGALVATAAVFLPSFLILIGVSPHFTRLRATPWFSRVIQGILCSFVGLLITVTIRFGLNVHWNLSHTALAAASFAALRLDVDILWVVITAAFISVLIL
- a CDS encoding ABC transporter substrate-binding protein — translated: MKMRTLGRTTLVLLTMMLALSATSVVAAEPPIVLGCPLSTAFLYGWDAERGFILAVEEINAAGGVNVGGKKRPFKVETIDTRDLEPGVPVSEALLAVEKLILDKKADFIMGGPVRSEAALAAMPLLSKYKKVSILTTGSLTPKYHAMVAEQYDKFKYCFRIHGEAKNLVGEMMTNFASLKEKYGFNNLFIIAQDVSHARGAAEIIKDIAGKKGWNVTGLEVFPTGATDFSMALLKAKDTKTEIINIWMDMPESAILLKQWYDMKVPALPFGSTLAAAEQPGFWKATEGKGEYTLCNVVNAGNAASDATPWTMKFYDAYTKRWNVEPEGLGASSSYMAAYVLKDAIERAGSLNSDAVVTALEQTDLMGVYGRLRFDPKSHQVIPASDPKEGAVGSILQWQAGKRVVVFPASIAKGEILLPPWMKK
- a CDS encoding branched-chain amino acid ABC transporter permease is translated as MEILIYGTINSVALALYALGFALVYGISRLPNFAHGALYVLSGFIAWSALHTLGFNYLFSILTAMVITALIGAVIYRVFLIRIRGMEISEIIASYAIALAILEGLRWSGFKGMTYTLPAFIGGSTSIAGISVDYQRIVVVGVGALLVALLWLFTHYTRIGLALRGMAQDERAALMLGIDSDVMAIVAMALGSMLAAVAAVLLLPLGNIVVESGYNVLILAIAVCIVGGLGSWMGAVLAAFIIGFAQILTVVYLGSHFQMVVALLAIILTLILKPSGLFGQQKELEERV
- a CDS encoding branched-chain amino acid ABC transporter permease, producing MNTATTQRRKERIDRGIKVRSDGLYALMSWRELAYLVAPRAVLILGLLALPLLMPGVYWPRVIPIVCIYALLALNFDFLAHYVGLVSLGGAFFVGVGGYISAILNTHWGWSPLVAAPVAALSGGVVCTILLLPCLPLRGVYFAIITLMYPLFLARVIEALNILGGTDGILGVDSFPSAWVEQYAVIVLLLVFLFAIRRLVNTDLGLVLRAVKDNDQAVRASGMNITHYKALAVLIASVIGCLAGACLVHIYMWAGISVFALDFSVLPIAATVIGGGGTLVGPVIGCLILVPVSELLRDFGTLRIVFYSLILLGFITFRSEGVMVYAQRKYQQFERWKTI
- a CDS encoding ABC transporter ATP-binding protein, which gives rise to MSGQPLLEVCDVTKVFGGIIALNRVSFKVSEGEILGIIGPNGSGKTTMVNCISGFVKTSSGRILFRGRDITGKPPHQIADMGLTRTFQIMRPFYSLPAYKNLVIPLFSPRARRTGGWRGGGRLGDRNTVGIDILEEIGFERDSFVPYKLTSTLPTGYLKRLELARCLALKPELIICDEVFSGLSMSEIASMVPLIEKFQMEGITLIMIEHRLRELFQVANRVIVLNFGEKVVEGSPDYVMADPRVREAYFGSEEIEEVMIHA
- a CDS encoding ABC transporter ATP-binding protein, which produces MLEASGLMVFYENMLALNNISIRCGENQIVGVFGANSAGKSTLMYTLSGIMLDIRKKEAMAGGERITTAGTVHFQGEEITNLKPNLRAKKGIVLCPERRRIFKESTVLENLMIGGYLAKADQAKETLGYVFKLFPALYRLRKRLGGFLSGGEQQMLAIGRALMAQPKILLLDEPLLGLSPLMQAMLMRATREIRDERHISIIVTEQYARPVMPIVDYAFILENGSAVLEGSREYLMDNPDIRSAYFGV
- a CDS encoding class I adenylate-forming enzyme family protein, translating into MKSGTDALPTELTYSRFDRMSEQFPNRPAVIFLGERFSYRRLRMLSERFAGALDALGIGKGDRVMIYINNSIQWVIAFLGIQKLGAVAVPVSPIYTSHEIGYMIQDAGVETVICMDTNFGYVKETFETTALKRVIVTNIADLLPPWKRLLGKLFDKIPTGKVGSEGRVFRFRALLRHAPLGISPVLDPASDLSYILYTGGTTGFPKGVPGTHIGMTSYVNDVTEDIAADHLRPGGDTYIAINPLFHIMALGLFMAIGLNRGNATLLMPVPHVDAILETIQRYRVRWLLGVPALYRMILENDRIDRYDLNSLTYCFCGGDVLPEEVRQRWREQCNTPIYQVYGSTEVGHVAYSKIGAEPSPRSIGYPLKSRQCMIVNPETLTPVEPGQSGELLVTSPYTVKQYYNKPEETRKSFVAVDGKIWCRMGDFVSALPSGELIYMERSADIIKHKGYRVSASEVEAVLQDHPTVIGACVVGVPDPKVGERIKAIVVLKEGARGVGGTELVAFCRERLASYKVPSYIEFRDMLPKSKVGKLLRREVRDDERRRIAKGKTSFHS
- a CDS encoding response regulator — encoded protein: MAGSILQNKRILAVDDEPDVLDSLEDLLGGFEGLILDRAGAYETGFHLLRSWTYDVVILDIMGVRGFDLLNMAVHRGFPTVMLTAHALSVPDLKRSIEMGARAYIPKERMVDIVAFLEDILTLEHGSGLKRMFQRLGGFFNTRFGSRWMEDERIFWDRVAAGEYLPEPVILLKK
- a CDS encoding UvrD-helicase domain-containing protein produces the protein MTPPPFSIKIALGADFLMSFARLPQKQQKQVREFLDKFTENPTGSALNYEPVQGARDPNLRSVRMGSDYRGIILKPRQGNVYVLLWVDHHDEAYRWARNRTCIIHPVTGTMQVILTETVEPEEPGTIFKAPPAMSGSISIPSPDPAPEVPESAQPEPGLFDAVDDATLISLGVPETRLSDVRQICHESDIENAESSLPREAFEAIFLLAAGYTPDEVRHELDISRETVVDTDDFSAAIERAGSRRQFVVVTDAIEMEKILAAPLDQWRIFLHPSQRRLVEMTANGPVRVLGSAGTGKTVVAMHRAAWLARQLDMPGQKILFTTFTRNLAADIAENLKKLCSPDEWNRIEVVNLDAWVRRFLEKQGFYLKMTYEDASSGKLWDRALSMLPANLSFSPDFLRAEWVNVVQAHGIVNLQGYIRVPRVGRSQRLSRPERQAIWPVFEEYRALLLEKGLSEPADAYRDAARLIQDQRIGFPYAAVIVDEAQDFGNEAFRLIRELVRPGTNDLFIVGDAHQRLYGHQVTLSRCGIDIRGRGRKLRINYRTTEEIKNWATGLLRGLDVDDLDVDMDDLAGVRSLTHGSQPVIQSCFSEKDAARIISDHIRQLMKYENAEPEAICLVTRSNRELDVYGQYLSPICPSVHRIETSRADDGSKPGLRLATIHRVKGLEFDHVIVAGHTDELEPVDETPGNGLENRILMYVAATRARKSLLVCRIRSNAGFLS